DNA from Kryptolebias marmoratus isolate JLee-2015 linkage group LG15, ASM164957v2, whole genome shotgun sequence:
gtcaaagttaATATGGCATGGTTTGTGCTTTTCAAAGAAACAATCAATCTGAAATGATCTAGGTCTTTTTGGCATTTCTCACAGGTTATCGAGTTTATTCCTTTTCTTTAGGATCCGTGGTGCTGTTCGAACTCCCCAGCTTTTTCAGGCCTCTCCGCTGGGCCAGGCTGGAGGAGTGCACGGGTTCCAGGACTGGAGCAGGAGAACAGCGCTTCAGAGCGGTGTAGGTGGCGGACAGCGCCCCCTGAGGGGAAACAGAAGAAGCTGCATTGGTGTAACCTGCAAACTAACTGAATGAGAGGTCAGCACTGCCACCTAATGGACTCAAGGAAGAGTATTACACTATATTACATTGTGATACATTCAATTAACTTTACTATAACTCTTCTCTAAACAAATCCTTGTGGTATCTGAATATCTGATGTTATGTCCTTCAGAGCTCCTTGTATAATCAATCAAAATGATTTGACAGTAGTCAGGCATGATTTTAGTAGCTATTTACTTACTAGTAAAATTGAACTGTAAATTGCAAGAACATGAGACATGAGTTTATAGAATAGTCAAACATAATTTGGGTGTATTCAGTATTTGGGTATGTTGTCAGAGTATAAAAAATATACCTTATAGATGTCTTCTACTAGCTAGCTGCTTTATACTTGTATAATTAGTTTGACTCGACATGCTGACAGGATGTGAAGGCAGGGATAAATTTAGAGCACAGGTTGGAGTCATATGTGTACACAAACAGTGAGTCTGACCTTGACGATGACTGCATCCTGTCTGCTGAGACTCCTGTCAGAGAGCTGGTCTCGCTCTACAATCCAGGGGTGTCGAAGTACCTAAGAACAGTGCAAAGCTCTAATGTGAATCCGAATCCATTCTTCCTAAATAGATGAAATGGTACAttgcaaacaataaacaaatgtaaCTTTCTGTATGTGCTGGTGGGGAGTTAAATATTGGGATGCCCAGTGTGTTTCCCACATTTAATCTAATAAGTAATATGGGCATATTTTAATTTCCTTACCTTGCTCATATGCTTAAAACATAGACATTTTACTATGATTCTAGTTGTGTATGTAAAAATGTATGCTTGTATatcttttttataaatgtgcttGATTATACAGTATGCATTTTTACGGTTCCTTGAATGGAAACAGAAGTATTTTAATATTCCTAAACTTTGTCACGttgagaaataaatataaataaacagataaaacattttcaccacATCCATTAAGGCTACCTGCGGGGCAGTAAGACGCTGATGAGGGTCTACGTGGAGCATCTTTGTCACAATGTCCTGAAAAAACAATTGTCCAAACAGCATCAGTATCAGGATGTTAGCAAGACAGCTGTTTAATGCTAGTGAGAAAACATTAAGAAGTAACCTTGGCAGCTTCTGACACCAAGTCCCAGTTCCCTCCTGTGATTGTAACTTTCCCACTTCCGATTTGAGCCAGAATCTCCTCCGCGGTGTCATTAGGACCGCTGGCAAATGGGCTGAAACTGAGCAACAAGGATGCAAACTAATTAAAGGTGtgataaacaagtaaaaatatgCACTGAAAACTACAGCCTCAAATTTATAAATTGCCATTgaagaaagaaattattgataGAAAGtaaattgaaaatatttgttcttATTGTCTTCACTGTTGTTACTAAAAGAGGCTATTTAGAAGACTGCAGCTGTGTGATTGTGTACAAGGTACAATTATGTTTCATAGTTTACTTAATGACACTGGAAGGCTTCATTGTTATGTCAAAGAAAGCTGCTATAACTGTTAGTTTAATATGCATTCAGCATTTAAACTGACCCAGCGATCATGGTGTAGAGCAGGATTCCCAGGCTCCAGATGTCACAGGCTGCATCATAACCCTGTTTTCTCaaaacctgcacacacaaacaacatacACATTGCATTATAAGTTGAAGTTTTTCTATTATGTATGTGAATGTTGATGGGACAATAATGCCAATCATCGACACACCTCTGGAGCCATGAACGTGGCGGTGTAACACGGTGTCATCAGCAGGCCGTTTTCAGCCCTGAGCTGTTTGGCAAAACCAAAATCACAGATCCTGATGGATTCCGGGAGCCCACTGTCATCAGCGTAGCGAATGTTACTGGGCTTCAGGTCTCGATGCACAACCTGAAAAAAACAGGAGGACCAAACCCAGAGTGAGGGCTGCTGAGGTGGCAGGTCTAGAACTGCCATTAAtgattcaaatattttattgggGATTCTGTTTGCCAGTGTCAACACGTTTACAGATTTTTTGCTCCATCTGTCTTACCCCTTGAGAGTGTAAATATTCTACAGTTTTGGTCAGTGTGCAGATGATGTCCGATGCATCTCTTTCCGTAAAATTTGGCTGCGTCAGAACTCTGTCGAGCAGCTCGTTTCCTCTCGGGATATCCAGAACTAAGAAAACATTCTGGCCATCATCAAACACCTTCAGGCGAAAgaaatcacacagaaaaaaaaggcacattttaaaTGACCCTTCTACAATCAACATTGCTCTCTCCCTGGTTGTTTATCGTGCACAGTATGGCAGGCTGTGTGTTCTACTTACATCCCTCAGGGTAATTATATTTGGATGCTGCCCATATCTAAGCAGAATCTCAATCTCTTCTGATGGATCCTTCCGAGCCCTGTCAATAACctgacaacaaaaagacagaaacacgtCAAACAGGCTGTAAGTGACACAGACACAGAATGTCAACATATCAGGAACATAACTCATCTGGGGATTCTTACTAACTATCAATCATATGTAGAAATGTGAGGGATTTTGTAAAAGTAATGTTTTGTAGACAGGTTAAAACTTCACAAACGGTTTTGTAAATTACTTGAGATCACTGCTGTCAAGTCAAAACCACCAGTAGTAggttttgttttacacattgtcagagaatatttgtatttattgttgctCTTTCAATTGGTGGGAGAATTTGGAAGCCTGCGTACAAAAAGCATAGAGGAGAAATATTCCAAATTTAGAGTTGATCTAAATGAACTGCATACCTTCGCCGAATACTCCACAGCTGTAACTCTGTGCAGACATCTTTTACGGACAAAAGCTCCAGTCTGTTCCACCTCTTCCTTCAGCTCATACACATCTTTGAAGGCCACGTCGCCACGAATATGCTGTCGGAGAACACACACAATCAGACATCTGAATTTTAAACCAATTAAACCTCTTTCAATTTGTCAATTTCCTCATATAATTGAGatttaactaaatatttttttagctaACCAATTGCTGTGCATTTAATCGAACTTGATGTAGAAgaataaaataacacttttttctGCTTCGAAGGTACAAACCTGTGCTATGGGGTTGATGTTCACCTCCTGTCGAGAAGGCGCTACTGGGGCAACACTGGCCTCTTGATTAGTTTGATTAGTTGCCACAAAACTGAAACCCCGAAACAGctggtgtgtgtttgcactTGGAGGGATGCCGGGGGAATCTGGATGTGGAAAGGCACAAACACGTCCGCATTCTCAGAGAAAGATTTAAAAGGGTAGTAAATCAATagaatttattttccaaatctGTTTTCTTATCACTGAAGGTAAGATTTGCTACAACAACCAGATTTAGAATTTGTTAGAGGGCTGAAATCATCTTCTTTGATGAATGTTTGTCACCTCCATATGTTCATGCATGTGTCATGAATATTCAAGTTACCTGTTGGTGTTCTGGAAGTGAACTCCGGGTCAAAATGAAACGTGTCTTCGGGTCTCCCAACAGTGGGTTTGAATGGCGGCCTCATCTCTTTCTTGTACAGCTTCTACAGAAAAGGACAACAGGACTGTTGCATCAATGACAGCTCGCCATAAAAATAACTCACTCCCTGTACAGGAcaatgaaaactttaaatatgGATGCATGATGTGGAAAAGATCTTGTTAACTTTTAAGCATTAAGGCAGCTTTCTAAACTATCACAAAACActgataatgttttaaaatgtattttagcaAATTCCTGTTTGTCTAAAAGTAACACAAACTAAATTTGAACTGAATGCCAACTTGAATTGATTTAGCAGAAAAACGACCTATTATTGAAACCTAATTGTTACTAAAGTTTGGGAAAAAAGAAGGGTGCAAAATGACTGTGATTTGTTATTCTTCCTTTAGAAAACGGTTTTAAGGACATTGTTATGGCTGAGTATGACCTGCAGGTGTCGCTGCTGCAACATCTGTTTGTTGTGCTGGAAATAatcttaaagtttattttgggTCAATCAAAACAGAAACCTGACACAAGCCACAGACATTtccaaaatgatcaaaactaTCTTTATTGCAGCCTTGCCATCAGCAATGcactctttttttatcttttgctctttttatcttatttttaaaaaagaaagttaaaaaaagaagaatcctAGAGAACAACAGGAAAACCACTCTGCCTTAAAAGAGTTGTGATTAAAACAAGTCTCTCGACGATAACTCAAACATTAGGCAAAACATCATCGGAAAGTGAGGAAAcatgtcagacaggaagtgaacgGTCAGTAATGTAGAGAAGAGTGTGGTGAGAGGCAGTAATGAGGAAGATGAATGTGCAGAGAAAAGTGGAAAACAGTGGATTCTGCAAAAAGTCACAAGCCTTTGAAACTTTTGAAACAGCACAGAATATGTGTTTCAAAAGATTTACATCTTGATGTTagaaatttacagaaaacataattACAACCAAGAAAACAAgtaattattttgctttttttaaaagtaaaagaataaaCCCACATTGTGTGATTCTGTAAAGTCAGATCTACAACGATGAGCTCGTCTTTTTGACTATTTTAGGGTTAACATTAACTTCTTTTGACTCACTAACTCTGGTGCTTGGGATTTTAAGAATCCTTCAGAACTTtctataaaactaaaaaaagcctTCATCTTTTGGTACTAAACATGCAGtagattaaaaaagaacaatgaatTAACCTATAATGAAtatatttattactttatttgcTACAGAAATCATTCAGTGCTTTTATGCTTTCAGGGTAGACTGGTTGAGTCTAAAGTCTTAATAGTTTtttacttatctttttttttttttacttttacctattcattaaaattattaaccAATTCCATAGTTTCACATACAGTACTTATTTTACTAACAAGAATATTatatctgttttctttagaaTATAATAAAATTGCTTGTTTGTGAATGTAAAAGAACCCTGACCAGTAAAATGATATAATCTTATTATAATTCAAAAATTGCATGCACAGTAAATGTTAATCTATGTTTTCCCTCTTTTCTGGCTTCTTGAGAACATTGCTTTAGTCCAATTCACAAAGTTTTGGTacagaaagcatttttttctcattaatgaTGTGATCAtgagaaggaaaacagaaagtgactgtatttaaatatataaggATAAGTGactgctttgctttttatacATGAAAGATGACTGGTGTTGAGTAGCTTTTACCCGGCTCAGTTGGGAACGCGGTGAAATGTTGCTGCAGCTTGGATGGTATTTAAACGCAACCAAGAAGCTGCAACATTTCCAAGAAACAAATTGAGTGTCAGAACTTAAAGAGACTACTTAAAGAGAAACTCTGGACAAGCGGAATTACACAGCACAGAATAATCCTTTTCCAGCAGCACACATCAAAGCACCGGATGTAAGGTTAGATGATGATATCACATGCAATTTCTACGTAGAACTTTTGGATTTGAGAAAAACTCTTTGATTGAGAGGCATTTAtagataaaaacaagttttaaaggaaataatatTTGATTCATGACTGAGGCTGCATGAGAAACCTAAAGGAGTGTGATGAAAATAATCTTGTGTatatcaaatgtatttatttaaagattaaaaagttATAAATCTCAGTGTTATGCATCTCAAATTACAGCTAAAGTTTGGCAaatcataagaaaaaaagatgatttatgACTTTATGAAtaggaacatttttattttttatttatttaagaataaaCGTTAATAGTAAACTTAGCAGATTGTTGTTGTTAGCAGATTGTTGTTGTTACAATGACATGTAATTTAGCACATTCATGTCTCTATCAACGtcaaaaataagttgtttttcttgATGAGTTTGTCACGTCACCTTTTTAATATCCTGTAGATATCAgttacatcataaaaaagaGCATTATCTAAGGTAATACGTTGTATAATGCAAAATGTGCTTATAAAATTGTACTTACATCCCAGTCTATGGATGCAAAGAAGCGATGCCTTTTAATTTCCTCGACTCCTTCTGGTCCGGCACCTGTCAGTCACACAGATCAAGATAAGGATGGAAATGATTCCactgaatgaaaaacacacagcaggagaaaaaaaaaacaaaaacaggctgaaGCTGACTAAATAACAACCAACAATATCTCACAATATCTTtgaaagtgttaaaacaaacaaacaacagagcTCAAATGTTAACTTTAACCAATGCATGGTTTCTTTATGTTCAAACTCATGTACAGCTGAAGCCTCCTTGGACACAAAAGGttaattttaaagcaataaaaacccacaaatgaTCAAATTCACATTAATCAACACAACTAAAACATAATGATCATATTTTATTGCACATCTGTTAACAAATTGCTCATtataacaaacataaataagtcaagtttagtttagttttcagaaactgtttttcaAAGCCAGTCAGATATCCAAATGTTCTCAATCATGTACAAATTATGCAATTTTAAAGTTATTCATCTGGTATGCTGGAACTAATGAATTTGTAATAAGGGATCATTTTTCAGCTCTTCTCAGTCATTAGATCTTTTTACACAGAGGCCGGGATACATTAGGGGTGGAATGTGTAGAAATGAagactaattttgttttttaaacaaagtgttttataCACCACTCTTTACACAACTGGAAATATATCtgcaataaataacaaaactttaaaatgataatGTTAGAATACTATTCAATTTcttcatgaaaatgttttatattgttcCTTCAAAAAcgatcaaacaaacaaaagcaaatgaaCATATTACCATGGTTaaaaatttgagttttattgGAGAGAAATAGGGTTTGATTTGAGTGTCTCAGTTAcaaatgaatggaaaaaaagtgagtcacaaaaaaaggctaattttagcttttgaagATTTTTCAGGTAAGGTACAGCCATTATTCTGAcaaccaaacaataaaaaaaatatgcgTTTTCCATTTTCTGACATCCAAGACTTTTATACGGCATACCTAGACGGTTAGCAGGGTTCCTCTTGAAGAGTGCTCTTAATAAACTCTGGACTTCAGGGCTGAGGAACTGTGGCATGCCAAGCTTTGCCCTGCACAGACAGGATGCAGATACAGCTTCAAGCAAGTGCTGATAAGTAACAACTCAATCATTTTCGTACTGTCGGATATGATATAAAAAGAATATTGATAATGAAATGCAATTAGAGAGGGAAAGAGGACTCGTTTCAGAAAATATAAGCACTCAAAATCACAACTAATAGCTGAATAAGACCTGCATATATAAAGAAAGCGCAACTGAAAAGTAGACAGAAataactaaagaacaaacataaaaaaattcttacagactttaaaacaaattcttcACTCAGATCAGAAGACGTtattaataaagaaagaaaaaatttaaGAATGACAGTTTGTGAGAATGCTAAAGCCTGAGCTGGTCTTACTTTAGAATAAGAGCCATTGTTTCTTTTCGATCTTTTCCTTGGAATGGTAAAGATCCCGTCAACATTTCAAactggaagacaaaaaaaaaaaacgcctgcACATCAGCCAAATGATGGAAACTGGAGTGAAGTAAGATTATTGAATTTTCATTTGGTTATTGACTTGCTAAAAGCCAACAAAACACATGTTAAGCTGCACATGAACTAAGCATGAACTCAGACAGATTTAATAGGACAAAAATATATGGAAATGAAATTTAAATCCACAGAATGTAAGAGTGTGTGTTAAATCAAAATCAGCCATTTGTCTGTGACTTTTTCAAACCTTAATGTGCTACCATTTGACAATTAAACTTAAACTGATCAGCCACGTCATGTCACTGCACTGACAACCAAAAACAGAGATGCAGAAGATAAAGcacaatatatatttattttttatttatctgatttatgTTCCTGTCAAACAATGTAGCTTCATCgtaagagaatttaaaaaaaaagaggaaaaaaaaagatgttttatctATTGTGATATAGCACCAAAGCAATAGAATGAGCCAGGACAAAACTGAA
Protein-coding regions in this window:
- the LOC108250473 gene encoding ribosomal protein S6 kinase alpha-2-like, producing the protein MDASTRKFTVRRWFSIYLKNKAARNKNSAGFCPLEDDSILKEIDISHHVKEGCEKADPSQFQLLKVLGQGSYGKVFLVRKIKGLDRGQLYAMKVLKKATLKVRDRVRSKMERDILAEVNHPFIVKLHYAFQTEGKLYLILDFLRGGDLFTRLSKEVMFTEEDVKFYLAELALALDHLHSLGIIYRDLKPENILLDEQGHIKITDFGLSKEAIDHDKRAYSFCGTIEYMAPEVVNRRGHTQSADWWSFGVLMFEMLTGSLPFQGKDRKETMALILKAKLGMPQFLSPEVQSLLRALFKRNPANRLGAGPEGVEEIKRHRFFASIDWDKLYKKEMRPPFKPTVGRPEDTFHFDPEFTSRTPTDSPGIPPSANTHQLFRGFSFVATNQTNQEASVAPVAPSRQEVNINPIAQHIRGDVAFKDVYELKEEVEQTGAFVRKRCLHRVTAVEYSAKVIDRARKDPSEEIEILLRYGQHPNIITLRDVFDDGQNVFLVLDIPRGNELLDRVLTQPNFTERDASDIICTLTKTVEYLHSQGVVHRDLKPSNIRYADDSGLPESIRICDFGFAKQLRAENGLLMTPCYTATFMAPEVLRKQGYDAACDIWSLGILLYTMIAGFSPFASGPNDTAEEILAQIGSGKVTITGGNWDLVSEAAKDIVTKMLHVDPHQRLTAPQVLRHPWIVERDQLSDRSLSRQDAVIVKGALSATYTALKRCSPAPVLEPVHSSSLAQRRGLKKLGSSNSTTDPKEKE